One genomic region from Skermania piniformis encodes:
- a CDS encoding hotdog fold domain-containing protein yields the protein MTTESATYRGWKKLPDNRLGQALFSLGMVTRVPYFGTVLPTVRVLEPGHCEVTAPKWIGIHNHLGTFHAIAACNLAEIAMGMLAEATVPDTHRWIPKAMSVRYLHKAESGLRATAKLDSIPDFSAITTGTDLLIPVAIDDRAGIEVVHADITAWITPK from the coding sequence GTGACGACCGAATCCGCAACCTATCGCGGCTGGAAGAAACTGCCCGACAATCGGCTGGGGCAGGCGCTGTTCTCGTTGGGCATGGTCACCAGGGTGCCGTACTTCGGCACCGTGCTTCCGACGGTTCGGGTGCTCGAGCCCGGGCACTGTGAAGTGACCGCACCGAAGTGGATCGGTATCCACAACCATTTGGGCACCTTTCATGCGATCGCTGCGTGCAACCTGGCCGAGATCGCGATGGGCATGCTGGCCGAAGCGACCGTGCCCGACACGCACCGGTGGATTCCCAAGGCGATGAGCGTGCGGTACCTGCACAAGGCCGAGTCCGGCCTGCGCGCGACAGCAAAGCTGGACTCGATCCCCGATTTTTCCGCGATCACCACCGGCACCGACCTGCTGATCCCGGTAGCGATCGACGATCGGGCCGGAATCGAGGTAGTACACGCGGATATCACCGCCTGGATCACCCCGAAATAG
- a CDS encoding lycopene cyclase family protein has product MHYDVCVVGLGPTGRGLASRCLAAGLSVAVVDPRPDRIWRPTYSAWLDELPEWLPPTVVATRVEAPTVWATTEHKIVRPYVVLAKHELRRALPIETAHVEAQRATGLTQHRVVLADGRALAATVVFDARGLPPVRSRPAASAYGVFVDAGRAAALVPPGEALLLDWRPENGAGEDDPPSFLYSVPIGDGTVIFEETTLGVPGGLPKAELRRRVLNRLAHHGVELAGTETDEACHYPLDQPPPRRFRPLRGPIPFGSRGGMMHPCTGYSVADSLARVDTAVAALVAGTDPVAALWPTPARTVYWMRRRGLAGMGRLTREQSAAMFDSFFRAGPRQQRALLSDPADPSALGVALVNTVARTWPFDWRYDLVGWRNRKRWAGAATATTADD; this is encoded by the coding sequence ATGCACTATGACGTCTGCGTCGTCGGTCTCGGCCCGACCGGGCGTGGGCTCGCGTCCCGATGCCTGGCCGCCGGTCTTTCGGTTGCGGTGGTGGACCCGCGACCGGATCGAATCTGGCGGCCGACGTATTCGGCCTGGCTCGACGAACTGCCCGAATGGCTGCCCCCGACGGTCGTCGCCACCCGCGTCGAAGCGCCGACGGTCTGGGCCACCACCGAGCACAAGATCGTTCGACCGTACGTCGTGCTGGCCAAGCACGAACTTCGCCGCGCGTTGCCGATCGAAACCGCACACGTCGAGGCGCAGCGGGCGACCGGTTTGACCCAGCATCGGGTGGTGCTGGCCGATGGCCGCGCGCTCGCCGCAACGGTGGTGTTCGACGCTCGGGGACTTCCCCCCGTGCGCAGCCGGCCCGCGGCCAGCGCGTACGGCGTGTTCGTCGACGCCGGCCGGGCCGCGGCGCTGGTGCCGCCGGGCGAGGCGTTGCTCCTGGACTGGCGTCCGGAGAACGGGGCCGGCGAGGACGACCCGCCGTCGTTCCTCTATTCCGTGCCGATCGGCGACGGAACGGTGATCTTCGAGGAGACCACCCTGGGGGTACCCGGCGGTCTGCCGAAAGCCGAGCTGCGGCGGCGGGTGCTGAACCGGCTGGCCCACCACGGGGTGGAACTCGCCGGCACGGAAACCGACGAGGCCTGCCACTATCCGCTGGATCAGCCACCACCCCGCCGATTCCGGCCGTTGCGGGGGCCGATCCCGTTCGGCTCGCGCGGCGGGATGATGCACCCGTGCACCGGCTACAGTGTCGCCGATTCGCTGGCCCGGGTGGATACCGCGGTCGCCGCCCTCGTCGCCGGCACCGATCCGGTCGCCGCGCTGTGGCCCACCCCGGCGCGCACCGTCTATTGGATGCGTCGCCGCGGTCTGGCGGGGATGGGTCGACTCACCCGGGAACAGAGTGCCGCGATGTTCGACAGCTTCTTCCGGGCCGGCCCACGCCAGCAGCGGGCGCTGCTGTCCGACCCGGCGGACCCCTCCGCGCTCGGCGTCGCACTGGTCAACACGGTCGCCCGCACCTGGCCGTTCGATTGGCGCTACGACCTGGTCGGCTGGCGCAACCGGAAGCGGTGGGCCGGCGCGGCAACGGCGACCACGGCCGACGACTAG